The DNA region GGTGACCTGCTGGATGTGGCGCACCCCGGCGAGCTGCCCGCGGGAAACGTCCGGGTGAATGTCGATGCCTGCGCAGTGGAACGTGTCGACGAGCCGCCGTCGCCATTCCCCAGGACCGGTCCGTCGGCGAATTCCCCGAAGCGAGGCCCCGCGAGCGCCGTTTCGCTGGAACATTTCCTGACCCGACGCCGCGCTCCCCGAAGTCGGGCCGGGGAACCCGAACCGCTTTATGGACCAGCGTCCGCGTCGCGCCCGCCACACGGCAGCATCGTCCAGTTCGCGCTGCGCGAACCCCTTCGCATGCTGCTGCGCGCAAGCAGCGACGAGACGCCGTCGGGGCCGGGCGCAGGAGGTTTTCTCGAGCGCGCCACGGTGGCGAAGGCGCGTGATTTCGTCCAGACGCGCGATTTCATCGAGCACATCCGTGGCGCGGCGAAGAGCGAGACAGCGCCCCGGGTAAGCGATCTGCTGCAACTCGACGCCGGCGCGGACACGCGTATCCAGGATGATTTCCGGACGGTTCACGCCGTCTTGCAGGGGCTGTGCGAGCGCTCGCAAACCCTGCGCGCGTTGCTACGCGCGGCGCTCAATGCCAACGCGAACGGCGCGCGGCGATTCACCCTGCGTTTCATGAACGCCAGCCCGCCGAAATGCGATCTGCAAAACCGTCTCATCGTGCTGCCGCCCGTGGCGCAGCCGCTGGAGATGCGTTACGTCGATGCGCGTGGCCTGACGCCGTTTCAGCACGAACGGGCCTGGCTGCACGAGTTCGTGCATGCCCTCACGGGCATCGAGGATGTAAGCCGCGAGGAACGCATGGGTCATCGTGGCGCGGTCGTCTATTTCACCGACCGCATCCTGTTCGAGGCGGGGCCGGAATTGCCGGAGCGGGTGATGTACCAGCACGCGAAGGGGGCGTTCGCCTCGGGGCACGCCCGCCTGCCCGATCCCGTCATCGATGCCGCGCGCCAGGAAGCCGCGGAGACGGCCCTGGCGGAAGACACGTTCCTGGATACGCTTTTGCGACGCCGGATGCAATGGGGCGGGACGGAAACCATTCTCGGCACGCCTGTCGAACGCCGGCTCACGGTCGAACAGGTGGTGGCGCTGCGTCGGGAAATCGATGCCGGCGCGCCGGCGGTGGGAGGCGCGGGAAAACCGCCGCGCCGTGCCGCGCTGTTCGCATCCCTGCGCCATTTTTTCCAGGTGTCGGTGGCAGGCGGCGACGCGCTGGCCGATGCGATCGCGCGCGGCGCGCGCTTGACGGAAATCGTCGGCACGCTGTACCGGGAGGACGATTTCTTCTGTTTTCTCATGAATCGCTGGCAGGGCAGCGACATCGCGCGGCCGCACTGGAAAGTGCGCTGGGAGGCACATCGGGAGACGCATCGGGAGACGCATCGGGAGGTGACCCCGGCGGCGTCCGCCGCTTCAGGCATGCAGGGCTGGTCGATCGACCGCGGGGCACGTCGCCTCGTCTTCCACGAAACCGGGCTGTTCTACGCCTCGCAACGGGGGCCGCGCTTGCTGGAAGAGGACCGTCGTCTGGTGGGCGCCCTAGTGGAACTGGTGACGCCCGCCGCAGGGGACGTTCCGGCGCACATGGCTTCCCGGCTGAACCGCGGGTTGCGCGTCTATCTGGAAAACCGGGGGATGGCATTGCTGCGGCCGACGCCCCGCGGCGACCCGGACCCGCCGCAACGCATATCGGCCGAATGGCATGCCGACGCCGCGGCGCCATGGCCTTCGCTCGGCAAGGCGCGCCGTGCCGCGGAGGCCGAGGACGCCTGGCTGGCGCGCAACGCCACTTGACCTTGCAACTCCTGTCGGTATAGAATGCGCAGTTCCGTTTCGAAAAAATGGAATCCGGCTGCTTGCCCGGCCGGGACTTCGACTGAAACACTTATCTCGCAGGATGAACAATGCCAACCATTAATCAATTGGTTCGCAAGGCCCGCTCTTCGGAAGTCGTGAAGAGCAAGAGCCCGGCCTTGCAGGACTGCCCCCAGCGTCGTGGCGTGTGCACGCGTGTGTACACCACGACGCCGAAGAAGCCGAACTCCGCACTCCGTAAGGTGGCGAAGGTCCGTCTGACGAATGGCTTCGAAGTCATTTCGTACATCGGTGGCGAAGGCCACAACCTCCAGGAACACTCGGTCGTGCTGATTCGCGGCGGACGGGTCAAGGATTTGCCTGGTGTGCGTTACCACATGGTTCGTGGCTCGCTGGATACCCAGGGCGTCAAGGATCGTAAGCAGTCGCGTTCGAAGTACGGCGCGAAGCGCGGCAAGAAGGCGTAAGTCCGCGGCACGCGCCTGAAAGGACGCGAGCCAGCGCGTTGGAAACTCGCCGGAAACGGCCAGTCCGCTGCAGTGTCGAACCGGTATCGAATGCTCGAAAACGGTCGCGAGTGCTGCTGAGTAAGTGTTCACCCGATCGGAAAGCCGATGCGTGGGTGATACACGGGGCCCAGAGAAACGCCCCGAACTGAAAAGGTAAGAGGAAAGAAATGCCACGTCGTCGTGAAGTACCCAAGCGGGAAGTGTTGCCGGATCCGAAATTCGGCAATGTCGAAGTCGCGAAGTTCATGAACGTGCTGATGCTGTCCGGCAAGAAGGCTGTGGCCGAGCGGATCGTTTATGGCGCGTTCGAGCAGATTCAGGGCAAGGCCGGCAAGGACCCCCTGGAAGTTTTTTCGGCAGCGATGAACAACGTCAAGCCGGTTGTGGAAGTGAAGAGCCGTCGCGTCGGTGGTGCGAACTACCAGGTGCCGGTCGAAGTGCGTCCGTCACGCCGCATGGCATTGGCCATGCGCTGGGTGCGCGAAGCGTCGAAGAAGCGTAGCGAGAAGTCGATGGCGCTGCGTCTGGCGGGCGAACTGCTGGAGGCCTCGGAAGGCCGCGGCGCGGCAATGAAGCGCCGCGACGAAGTGCACCGCATGGCGGAAGCGAACAAGGCGTTCTCGCACTTCCGCTTCTGATGCAATTGCGAGCCTTCTGCTGACGCAAGTCGGTATTCGGCGTACTCCGGGCGGGAGCGTTTAGGCGCCTCGCCCGTTTGTGTTAGGGCTGCACGGAGCGTTCGACGCTCTGGGCGCCCCAGAGAGAAAGAGGATAACCGTGGCACGCAAGACTCCCATCGAGCGCTACCGCAATATCGGCATCAGCGCTCACATCGATGCTGGCAAGACGACCACCACCGAACGCATCCTGTTCTACACCGGCGTCAATCACAAGATTGGCGAAGTGCACGACGGCGCCGCGACCATGGACTGGATGGAGCAGGAACAGGAGCGTGGCATCACGATCACGTCCGCTGCCACCACCACGTTCTGGAAGGGCATGGCGGGTAACTACCCGGAACACCGCATCAACATCATCGACACGCCGGGACACGTCGACTTCACGATCGAAGTCGAGCG from Robbsia betulipollinis includes:
- the rpsL gene encoding 30S ribosomal protein S12, with product MPTINQLVRKARSSEVVKSKSPALQDCPQRRGVCTRVYTTTPKKPNSALRKVAKVRLTNGFEVISYIGGEGHNLQEHSVVLIRGGRVKDLPGVRYHMVRGSLDTQGVKDRKQSRSKYGAKRGKKA
- the rpsG gene encoding 30S ribosomal protein S7, which gives rise to MPRRREVPKREVLPDPKFGNVEVAKFMNVLMLSGKKAVAERIVYGAFEQIQGKAGKDPLEVFSAAMNNVKPVVEVKSRRVGGANYQVPVEVRPSRRMALAMRWVREASKKRSEKSMALRLAGELLEASEGRGAAMKRRDEVHRMAEANKAFSHFRF